From the genome of Papilio machaon chromosome 1, ilPapMach1.1, whole genome shotgun sequence:
CACGTTATGGTCCCAACAATGATAGACATCGCTGCATTCGTTTCAAGGACTTTCAATTGCATACATTGAGGTTATATtggcaaaattatattttgtgatgacatgaaacaaaaagtataaattaattattacttgcACCTAATACATTCACTTTCAGATTATTCTAAAAGTATTGACCAATGGATAGACTATTGTCGAGACGACAAAAATTGCAAACTATTGTCATTACGCTTGGCGATCCGAAAGGTCATCGATCGCTGACCTAACCATGGAGATTGCAATCGTACTAATCACAAAACGTATAATAGAAGATAGGTAAGGTCAGTTACTAAATAAGTACCCCTCAATTTCATAATGCGTCTCcattaaacaaatgaatatgttttacatgCGTAAAGTTCAGCGAGGTGGGTTCGTATGAATAGATCTcttgcaataaataattatcttatgtCGAAGAAACAATATACTCTTAACAAATTTCGCTATATTATTCTCTTAATACTATCTAACCTGGAGAAGCGAGATTTCAAGGGCCCGGGATATTTTTcgtttatagaggtttctctctagcTAGAGTTCCTCGCTTATGGATGTCGACGTTATAGACGTCGTTagaactctcgcttatagacgtttctcgcttatccaggtttgattGCATTTACCACCAGCaattggtataaaaaataaaagatatgaaATTCTAGTACAACCGAACGcgatgtttaattttagttactgTTATCTGTCAATAAAGATAGATGCTTCGTCTTATGGGAAAACAAAGATCTAGGCCTACAATGACCGAGCAAACTTGTAGGAGTTTTGACGTTGCGCCACCCATTACTAAAGCCCTGGCGTTTTTACTTAGTCTATTCATCAGATTCAAAGTTATTAAGTTGTCTGAGATTCATTCGGATTAAATAACAAGAAACAACTGTCGAGATATTATATGTATtgtaaagattattattaaaaggttTACGTAATAATTTCACTAAAGTATTGTCCAGTCGCAAAGAGCAAAGCAATTACGCCGATCTAATTTCAATGCAATGACGTAATTTTAAGACCTCAGAGTTGATTAAACCTTAGTATGTATAAAAGACCTTGATTTCTGATGCGTCTGTCGTGATATGTAACCGCGTTACCTAGTAACTGACCTTTTCTTGACCATTATCACTGGCTTTAACGTGATAAGCCTTGTGAGCTTTGGATTTTTGCAATGTACAGATTAACGAAGATGTAAGAATtagagtaatattttttttctgtactgtaaataataagCATTTAAATACCGGtctgtgttaataaaaaactttttagaaCCGGCTGGAATCTAGACAGTAGAGCCGAGTCAGTATCATGAATGGATGTTACATATTACCTTACTAATTAGTGGCACAACCATCTAAAATGAAGTAGTTAAACATTCCTACCCTAATTCTAGCTATCATTGGTAATCCCGTAaaggtttgactgtattatacaaaacatttacattcaAGTTAGTCTGTGGCGGTCGACATTTGTATTACTAGTGTAATACAGAGCGGCAGGTAAGCCGTCGTTTGAATCAATAAGGTCAACATCATCATGATCTGGTAAAAACGTAACTGCAGAGGACACGCTTCCTGCCAATAAATGTCGGGGCCGCTTTCCTTATCGTGATCGTAGCACAGCTCATAGCAACCGTTTTATTTGGTCCctatctatatttatgaatgaCTCCTGACAGATAAATATCGTCGATGgatcaggggttaagcacttgatttgcgatctgcaggtcttggggtCGAATcacgccatgtaccaatgtgtttttgattaacatatatctatccgacgttcttactatgaaggaaaacatctgCGAGAAATCgaaaatatgtgtgaagtaaaCAACCGGCACTGACTGCACTGATCCCTGATTGAATTTAGGGATTTTATCCATCTCTTACAAATTACCCTTtgcttctttatttttatttctgttttagaAGAACTATCTAAGAGAAGGCTGAATAGAAACGAACTTAATTGTGCACAAAGTTTATTAAcgcatttttataacaatgatataaaaacaaacaaaaaataaagcattttacATCTTAAATATAAGAATTAATGTCAACAGTATTTTCTTAACACTACATTTGAAGGTAATCAATGGAAGTAGCGGACGATTGCAAGTGCAGAATTATCTCTTGGTCTGTTCGGCTTTGCTGGCGCGAGTCATTGCAGGATTCACTTTGCAGGTGATCCTGTACGACTCCACGGGCTTCACAGAGTCGCGGACGAGGATCGTCGACCTGACTGTAAAGAAGTGGGAGTAGCAAACCGAAGCATCGCACAGAGACGTTTGGAAACTGAGGTACAAGAGATAATGAGTCTTATCCGTCTGATGTTTAAGTTTCATTTCGACTCGTCCGGGCAGTTTTGTGCCTTTCCGGGAGCCGGACACGAACTCGAATTCATCTAGGGTGACATCTCTATTATTGTCGTCTTTGATCCAGACGTGCCAGTTCTGTGGGGCTCCCGGCGTGAACTGCGGCGCGCGACCGCTCGTCTTCCCGTCCTTGCTCTGGTCCGCTTCCAAATTCATGTTGAAGTGAATGATAAGATTGCCGCACTTCTTGTGGATGAACAAATCGTTCTTGTACAAAATAAGATTCTCCGGCTCCGCGAATTTGGGATCAGGGACGCGCACTTTGAACTCTTGGCACACGTTCTTGGccagatttaaaattttaatactgtgGTTGTTGGTGTCGGcgatgtataaatattttccgtcAGCGCTGGCGGAGAGGCCGGACGGCTCGTTGAATATGGCGGGGTCCGATGTTTCGATCATAGTCGGATTCAATGTTGTAACTTTCTGAGGTCCGATGTCAACTTTCTTTATCTTGTGATTGTAAGTGTCCGCTACGTACAGAGTCTTGTTAGCCTCGCAGTAGGCGACGCCCAGCGGATGTTGAAGTTTGGCTTCCACACCGATATCGTCGACGTCTCCGAAAGCGAAGAGATTctgcaaacaaaatatatttatcgtgcaaattaataactaattattaactatgaatataaaatcaacaacaTACCAAAGGGTTCCGGTCGCCGCCGCACAACGTAGATACTTGTCCAGTGGACAACGTCAGTCTTCTGATGGAGGAACTTTCCGAGTCCGCGATAAACATCTCCGGGCTCGTACctgtagaattaaaataaatttgtgcGGATTCCGAATAAAGCAAATCAccttaaatatagatttagtaTGAAACCGAGTATCTCAGTAGTTGTGCATACCAGTCCTCAATGTGAGTCCGGAGGGCTGAGCGAAGCAGGCAGTGTTGGGGTATGCGCTGTTCCGCGCAGCCTCCACACCAGACCCCGCGATACATACACAAGTACCTACaaacaacaaattatatttatgtacaaaaacagTCGCCGTTTCCCCATTAAGGAAGTTGACTTTTTGTGgtcttacatatttatattacgtaAGTGAACTCACCTTCGgcataacttttatatttccacCAGATGGTGTTGTCGAGGAAGAGAGCCCAGATCTGATGCGAGCCAGCGCACGCTATCAGCAACACGCGACGCTTCTCATCTTTTTTGTCTTTctctaaaacaataaaaaataattatatgaaaaccaaatcaaattaaaaaaaaacaataacttttttacttcTGTTACCTTTTTCGTCGTCGTTGTTAGTCTGGTTGTCTGTGTGTCGGGGCGGGGCTGAGGGCGGGGCTGAGGGCGGGGCTGTGGGCGGGGCTGAGGGCGAggcgggcgggggcgggggcagcTGCGGACGGATGGACATGTCCATATCTGGTGTCGTGTACAACACCACATCCCACGGGGACGACAGCGCCTGCATGCCGAGACACTTGCCTCCtgtacaaagatattttttttagtaaacgGTGTCAAACCAACAAGCGGTAACCTTATTTCGCCCTAAGTGACCTGCCTGTGATATCTGAAAAACGTTGCAATTGTGTTATGTTTAAAGCACAGCGGAAGGGACGCACAAAATGGATACATCTCTTTTCTGTGCGTCTTGATCTAGTTGGAAagggtaaaataataaaaggtgTCTtcgaaagaaatatttaacgaCGAACCCTGTCCCATTAACACAGAAACGAAACATACGCCATAAAATATCTGATTTGTACACATATATCGTAGCCTTACCTAAATCCCCGGTGTGCGACTGTTCCCCCGTGCCGACGAGGACCTCGACAGTGCCGTCGTCGAGGTGCACGGCGCGCACGGCGTGGTTGTTGGTGTCGCACACGGCCAGCACGCTGCCCGACAACCAGCACACGCCCTGAGGCGAGTTCAGCCGCGCCTCGCTCAGCTCTGCACAGTTGGTAAACATCATATTGTGTCACACAGAGTTGTCATTAGCTGAGCGCATTGAGCGACCGCTCAGGGCGCTGGACAGAAAGGGGAACCACAGGTCTGCGAATTACACTCTCACATAATCCTGTTAACCCCCACTCCCGCAAAAGAAGGATAAAAAAAGGGGTCGTAGAAATCTCGACAAGAATGCTGGTTAAGCAAAAACCGTCACGGTTTCAAAAATTGTACTTATTGCTTTATCTTGGTACTATGGTAAACTTTATGAATGGGATGTTGGTTTGGTGTTGGCTCTTTAAATACGAGTCTACAAGTTTATGCACTAGTGGAAAACAGAAAACGAAAAACATACTTACAGCACTTGTACGAAAGAAATATTAcgtattatttaaactaatatcAACAGCTTCTATTATTGAAAGGCGGTATTTATTACACACTATGTAAATATGGGGTTTCGACCGAGGATTGcgcaaaaacaaattaaatattatcaagcTTACGCTTTAATTAACGTAACACGAGACTCGACCAACATCATGTGATGGACGTAATCTTTGCTAAAATATGTGAACATCAACTCAGCaatcaatgtaatttaatttaaaaccaaattgCATCTAAGAAACAAGACAAGCAACTTTAAGCGATGATAAGACAGTTGAGATAATATTAAGTGAgagtttttcatttaaatcctAGACAAATATACTCACTGCCATCCTTAAATCCAGGTTCGGGTCCGCCAATAATGCGCAAAATTATACCAGAGCAATCCGTCAAAATTACACGATGGTTGCCTGTGTCAGAAATCGCTAGAAACGGCTCCTCGCCTCTACCACGATAGAATGGATTTAATGCCACCTGACAAGGATAAACAAATGACTTGTTTACTTAATAACCTAGAAGTCATAGATTAGctggatggttgtttgtttgaagttatctccggaactgctaaataaatcttgatgaaatttgccacatatgtggaacatagtctggaagaacaaataggctacttattaagtcttttttaatgccgcgcggacggaatcgcgggcgacaactagtaatgaaataaagctaatattatacaaaccTTACTAGGAAATTGTAAAACATCACAATCCTTGggtttaatataattagatGGTGACATAGGTATTTCAGCTGTGGAGATACGGAGACCAAAATGTCGGATAGCTACACCAACAAAAGATACAAGCTCTTCTCTATGTCCTTCACCAGTTAGCACAAATAATGGTTTATTCCCTGGACCTGTGacaaaaattaatcataattaaaaataaacacgagAAGTAAAACATAACGATTGAAAAATTGTACCAAATTTTGATTCTGTAAATTACGTTGTAAAACTCtgaaaaaatacaactaaattgTGAATTTTGTCTTTTCAGTGTATTGTGTACAGtatagaatttataatttctgtaGTACTGTTTGCtaagaaaaattatgtttcagTTATCCCTCACAgctataaaattgtttagttaTTGATTTACCTAATATGAGTAATGTAGGCCAACAATGTATTCCGAGAGCTTCCCAATATGAACTATCTGCATCATTGACAACAGGGTGGTGAATATTATACCTCCTAACAGCCGCAAGAATATTTGATGAATCCTTTTCATTGTTAAACTTAGCACAATGGACTCCAATCTGCAAGAAAAAATGGAGGACAATAATGTGAATACtacctatattatatttaaattacacttctactattaatataataataacacattATAAACCCTTTTAAAAAGTCCCGACAGACAATCTCCATAAGTGAGAAGGTGGATTAGAGAGCAACCTGTATAAGAGATAAATATATGACGGCCCCTTGGATTCCTCTCTTattcaattgattttatttcaaattgtgtgtaaaaagtaatgaaaaattcTAACCACAACAAGTCCATTTTCAACACTATACAGCTTTTCCAAATGCGCCAAATCAGGCAGAACATGGTAACAATTAATGCAGCAATATGTCCAAAAGTCCAGTACAACTATTTTGTCACTACAGTGCTGTGATAAAGAAATAGGCTCCGATACATTAACCCATTCTAAATCtggaaaaaaattagaattcaataaaacaatcaaacattaagtaagaaaaaaatataaataattaaataatatacctTTTTTGAAATCCTCAACAGCAGTAACTACAGacgaaactttttttatatgattaacAATCAAATTATCCCTGTCTGCTTCAGATCCTGCGGTGTTCAGTACTTCTGATAAATCCATGCAGGATTGTGCCACGAAATCTACCGCACTCGATTCCATGGTTCCTTAACAAGTGGGTCAcaaatttcttatattttctcctcttatatagtaaaataacgCTTAGAACTAAAGATGAATATTATTCCGATACCACTTTCATAgagaaattacaatttaaataaagtggaAGTAAGCTTTTgacttaatgttataaattcataaaaagaaaataatgaacTTATGTTAGTATTTAGAAAAGcagatgtttttaaaaacacttacTAAAGAACTGAAGAATATTATCATCAGTCAACTTCAATTTTTGACAAATGACAATTCAAATATCTGACAAACGTCAAgtgtaaatttttgttatgcTTGCCTACTGTTCTGTTGAGgaggtttttttgttttttggaaATTACACTTATATATCACAAAACGTAAGCTTAAAGGCTACTTAAATAAGTTCAGCTTTTCTTAAGCATGAAACTTCATAAGTGACATTAAAACCTTCCACTTTTCTAATATTGTAATCTGTGTATGCATTTTTGTAGAACTGGATGTCATATACTATTTGATGGATATGGATATTTGTGTTTGACatgtttacaaaacataattttcaatattcgTTGTTCTTTTAATGCCCCGTGACTTGGTCTTTCATTGAAtctcaataaatatttcttatacttTAATTCCAATCAGGAATTAGAAAATTATGTTACACCATGGATGCGATGTTtgatatttactatttatcgTCTGACGGTACAACTGTTGAGCCCGATGATATTCCTAAGACAAAGGAAAATGTTTGGGTTTTGGGGAAGAAATATAGTGCAATTCAAGGTGCTTAGATTACAATTTTAAGTGAATTTTCAATTCTTCATAGATATAACatcgaattatatttaaatttcagatTTGGATCGTATAAGACGAGATATTAGCTCAATTATTTGGTGTACGTACAGAAAGGGGTTTGTTCCAATAGGAGATGAAGGGCTTACGTCTGATAAAGGTTGGGGCTGCATGTTGCGATGTGGACAAATGGTTCTTGGTGTAGCACTGGTCAGGGTTCACTTGTGTGCTGACTGGGTCTGGAGTCCAGAAACTAGGTAAATAATACcatcaaataaaaactgaaCAAGAATGTGTAGTTTAATGTTacgttaatataaatatatgttggaattaattcattttcagcaagattcttattttttcaattcagACATTTCAATAATAGACATGTGTATGATGATCAAGAtttcacaatattaaaattacaaggtTAACTATTGAATTCATTGTAAAACTTTGAAgttatctaatatttattgtacatcAATGATAATGTGttgaacttatttttataggtAATTATAGCATAACTTAAGGGTTTcctatttaatgtttttcaacatttttacagAGATCCAACATACCTTAAAATTATTCAGAGATTTGAAGAGAGAAAGCAAGCACCATATTCTATTCATCAAGTTGCATTAATGGGAGCTAGTGAGGGTAAAGATGTCGGTCAATGGTTTGGACCAAATACAATAGCACAAGTTTTAAagtaagaataatttaatattatgttttttttctattttgatataattataaatttgatatgaaatttccattataaaatactCTTCTTTCTAGAAAATTAGTGGTATATGATAAATGGAGTTCATTAATAATACATGTGGCTTTAGACAATACAGTTGTAAAAGAAGACATACGTAAGTATTCATGAGATCTcaacattttatgttagttATGTAACAAACTCTTTAtctacatataaattatattttcttgatTTCAGTTCAACAATGTATTGTTACGAATGACCGAGGAGACTCGTCAAAGTCGTCAGAATGTTCAACAGTGTCAGATTGGATGCCTCTATTGTTAATTGTACCTCTTAGATTAGGACTAAGTGAAATAAATCCAATTTATGTTAATGGGCTTAAGGTAAAGAAATGAACTCTCATATTTTCTCAACATATTTTTGAGCTTataatgtatttctttatcttttattaaaaaaaaaattcataaaaatatattccataTTTAATCAATTGTGTTGATTTAATTAGAGGtcatagcaataaaaaaataactgttttgtTTCTATAGATTTGCTTCCAATCTCCGCAATCTGTTGGTGTTATAGGAGGAAAGCCAAATCAAGCTCTATATCTCGTTGGTTGTGTTGGTGatgaagttttatatttagatcCTCACACCACACAAAGATCTGGTCTTGTTGAAGTGAGTAAcatattgcaataaaaatgtacgctgaaaaattatattgaatattgttatgttaattatttttcagaatAAATCAACAGATGAGCAAAAGGAGATGGACTGTTCTTATCACTGCAAATACGCATCTCGAATACCAATACTTGCCATGGATCCATCTGTAGCTGTTGTAAGTCACTTAAAGagattttttacttacaaaaaaataatcgtaataatgttctaaaatctattaaaaactgACTTTtaccctcgactccgtccgcgcgttataaaaaaaatgcacacaacataaaaaaaagttcctatatccgtctcctagttctaagctacctccccgtcaattttcagctaaatcagttcgcccgatcttgagttataaatagtttaactaacacgacttgcttttatatatatagatataatttttacatttttaacaatctAAACAATTGTCGGATTGCAGATATTTTAGTCAGTTTCCTTACATTGGCTATTTGTGCATTAAAAAACACTGAACTGCTACATTTGCTTACAATTCCAGTGTTTCCTTTGCCGCACAAGGAGTGACTTTGACGAGCTATGTGTTATAATAGAGGAGAGTTTGATGCGCGAGTCTCAGCCGCTGTTTGAGTTGTGTGAAACTCGACCACCGCATTGGGGACCTTCCACTGCTGACATTGATCTACAGAACACAACATTATT
Proteins encoded in this window:
- the LOC106714236 gene encoding cysteine protease ATG4B, whose amino-acid sequence is MDAMFDIYYLSSDGTTVEPDDIPKTKENVWVLGKKYSAIQDLDRIRRDISSIIWCTYRKGFVPIGDEGLTSDKGWGCMLRCGQMVLGVALVRVHLCADWVWSPETRDPTYLKIIQRFEERKQAPYSIHQVALMGASEGKDVGQWFGPNTIAQVLKKLVVYDKWSSLIIHVALDNTVVKEDILQQCIVTNDRGDSSKSSECSTVSDWMPLLLIVPLRLGLSEINPIYVNGLKICFQSPQSVGVIGGKPNQALYLVGCVGDEVLYLDPHTTQRSGLVENKSTDEQKEMDCSYHCKYASRIPILAMDPSVAVCFLCRTRSDFDELCVIIEESLMRESQPLFELCETRPPHWGPSTADIDLQNTTLFTEFEDVDRQFDDSDDEFEII
- the LOC106714195 gene encoding NHL repeat-containing protein 2 is translated as MESSAVDFVAQSCMDLSEVLNTAGSEADRDNLIVNHIKKVSSVVTAVEDFKKDLEWVNVSEPISLSQHCSDKIVVLDFWTYCCINCYHVLPDLAHLEKLYSVENGLVVIGVHCAKFNNEKDSSNILAAVRRYNIHHPVVNDADSSYWEALGIHCWPTLLILGPGNKPLFVLTGEGHREELVSFVGVAIRHFGLRISTAEIPMSPSNYIKPKDCDVLQFPSKVALNPFYRGRGEEPFLAISDTGNHRVILTDCSGIILRIIGGPEPGFKDGKLSEARLNSPQGVCWLSGSVLAVCDTNNHAVRAVHLDDGTVEVLVGTGEQSHTGDLGGKCLGMQALSSPWDVVLYTTPDMDMSIRPQLPPPPPASPSAPPTAPPSAPPSAPPRHTDNQTNNDDEKEKDKKDEKRRVLLIACAGSHQIWALFLDNTIWWKYKSYAEGTCVCIAGSGVEAARNSAYPNTACFAQPSGLTLRTGTSPEMFIADSESSSIRRLTLSTGQVSTLCGGDRNPLNLFAFGDVDDIGVEAKLQHPLGVAYCEANKTLYVADTYNHKIKKVDIGPQKVTTLNPTMIETSDPAIFNEPSGLSASADGKYLYIADTNNHSIKILNLAKNVCQEFKVRVPDPKFAEPENLILYKNDLFIHKKCGNLIIHFNMNLEADQSKDGKTSGRAPQFTPGAPQNWHVWIKDDNNRDVTLDEFEFVSGSRKGTKLPGRVEMKLKHQTDKTHYLLYLSFQTSLCDASVCYSHFFTVRSTILVRDSVKPVESYRITCKVNPAMTRASKAEQTKR